The genomic interval AACTCGGCGCACCACGACTCCGTGACGATGCCGTCCTCCAAGCTGAAGCTCCACATCGCGGAGATCCTTCAGAAGGAGGGCTACATCGCCGGATTCGTCGTCGAGGACGCGAAGGTGGGCAAGAGCCTCACCATCACCCTGAAGTACGGCCCGAACCGCGAGCGCGCCCTGTCGGGCATCCGCCGCATCTCGAAGCCCGGTCTTCGCAAGTACGCGAAGTCGACGGAGCTGCCCAAGGTCCTCGGTGGCCTTGGCGTCGCGATCCTGTCGACCTCCTCCGGCCTCCTCACCGACCGCCAGGCTCAGGCCAAGGGCGTCGGTGGCGAGGTCCTCGCCTACGTCTGGTAATCGGAAGGGAGATACAAGCCATGTCTCGAATCGGCAAGATCCCCGTCCCGGTGCCTGCCGGCGTGGACGTCACCATCTCGGGCGCGCTCGTGACGATCAAGGGCCCCAAGGGCTCCCTTGAGCACCGCGTGCCTGCCCCCATCACGGTCGCGCAGGAGGACGCCACGCTGGTCGTGTCGCGCCCGAACGACGAGCGTGACTCCCGTGCGCTGCACGGCCTCACCCGCACGCTGCTGGCGAACATCGTCACCGGCGTCACGCAGGGCTACGAGAAGAAGCTCGAGATCGTCGGCACGGGTTACCGCGTCACGGCCAAGGGCTCCGACCTCGAGTTCGCCCTCGGCTTCAGCCACCCGGTGCTCGTGAAGGCCCCCGAGGGCATCACGTTCGCCGTCGAGGCCCCCACCAAGTTCTCGGTGTCGGGCATCGACAAGCAGCAGGTCGGCGAGGTCGCGGCGAACATCCGCAAGATTCGCAAGCCCGAGCCGTACAAGGGCAAGGGTGTGCGGTACGCCGGCGAGGTCGTCCGCCGCAAGGTCGGAAAGGCTGGTAAGTGATGGCTATCAAGATCCTGGGCAAGGGCAAGGCCGTCGCCCGTCAGCGCCGCCACCTGCGCCTGCGCAAGAAGATCACCGGCACGGCGGCGCGTCCGCGCCTCGTCGTCACACGGTCGAACCGCCACATGGTGGCGCAGATCGTCGACGACACCGTGGGCAAGACCGTCGCGTCCGCCTCGACCCTCGAGGCCGACCTGCGCGCCTTCGACGGCGACAAGGTCGCCAAGGCCCGCAAGGTCGGCGAGCTCGTCGCCTCGCGTGCCAAGGCAGCCGGCGTCGAGTCCGTGGTCTTCGACCGCGGTGGCAACAAGTACCACGGTCGAGTGGCCGCCGTCGCAGACGGTGCCCGCGAGGCGGGGCTGGCGCTGTGATGACGACCAACGCACGGAAGATGAGGAACCTCTGATGGCTGCAGGGCAGCGCACCGGCGCCCCCCAGGGCGCCAACGAGAGCAACAACGACGGACGTCGCAGCAACCGCCGCGACGACCGCCGCAACGACCGCCGCGAGGCGGAGAAGTCCGCGTTCGTCGAGCGCGTCGTCACGATCAACCGCGTGGCGAAGGTCGTCAAGGGCGGCCGCCGCTTCAGCTTCACCGCGCTCGTCGTGGTGGGCGACGGCGACGGCACCGTGGGCGTCGGCTACGGCAAGGCCAAGGAGGTGCCCGCGGCGATCGCCAAGGGTGTCGAGGAGGCGAAGAAGAACTTCTTCCGCGTTCCCCGCATCCAGGGCACCATCCCTCACCCCACCCAGGGTGAGGCCGCTGCCGGTGTCGTGTTCCTGCGTCCGGCCTCGCCGGGTACCGGTGTGATCGCCGGTGGTCCGGTGCGCGCCGTGCTGGAGTGCGCGGGCATCCACGACGTCCTGAGCAAGTCGCTCGGCTCGTCGAACTCGATCAACATCGTCCACGCGACGGTGCAGGCGCTCAAGCAGCTCGAGGAGCCGGCCGCCGTGGCCGCGCGTCGTGGGCTGCCGCTGGAGGACGTGGCTCCGGCCGCGCTCCTGCGTGCGCAGGCCGCCGGCGTCGCCGCCAAGAAGGACGCTGCCGGCTCCGACTCGGTGAAGGTGGGTGCGTGATGGCTCGCCTGAAGGTGACCCAGACCAAGTCCGCCATCGGCGGCAAGAAGAACCAGCGCGAGACGCTGCGGACCCTGGGCCTCAAGCGGATCGGTGACACCGCCGTCAAGGAGGACCGTCCCGAGATCCGCGGCATGGTCAACACGGTCTCGCACCTGGTGACCGTCGAGGAGGTCGACTGATCATGGCCGAGGCCAAGAAGACCGGCGAGGCCGTGGCCTCTGCCCCGGTCAAGCCGCTCAAGGTCCACCACCTGCGTCCCGCCCCTGGGGCCAAGACCGCCAAGACCCGCGTGGGTCGCGGTGAGGGCTCGAAGGGCAAGACGGCGGGTCGTGGTACCAAGGGTACGAAGGCTCGCTACCAGGTTCCCGAGCGTTTCGAGGGCGGGCAGATGCCTCTGCACATGCGCCTTCCGAAGCTGCGCGGGTTCAAGAACCCGTTCCGCGTCGAGTACCAGGTCGTCAACCTGGACAAGCTCTCCGCGCTGTACCCCGAGGGTGGCTCCGTCACCGTCGAGGACCTCGTCGCCAAGGGCGCGGTCCGCAAGGGTCAGCTCGTGAAGGTGCTCGGCACGGGTGAGATCACCGTCAAGCTGGACGTCGCGGTCGACGCGCTGTCCGGCTCCGCCAAGGAGAAGATCCTGGCGGCCGGCGGCTCGATCTCGGAGGACTGACACGACACGCAGGGCCGGAGGCGCGGTTGGTGCCCCCGGCCCTGTGTGCTGTCATGTGTTGCGACAGTGTGGCGTACGCGGTGTCGCTTCCACGTAGAATCCCTTGCGGTCCGGCCTTGCCTGTGGGCGTGGTCAGTGGCTCGGGTCGGCAGACCCGTCCCGGACCTCGTCCATCCGGCGCCGTGAGACAGTTCAGCCAGAAGTCGCGTCGCCACTTCTCGCCGGGGTGACCCGGCGACACGAGAACCCGCCTCGGCGGGCCAGGAGGATAGGTGCTCAGCGCATTCGCCCGGGCTTTCCGGACGCCCGACCTGCGGCGCAAGCTGCTGTTCACGATCGCGATCATGGCGATCTTCCGCGTCGGTTCGTTCATCCCGACGCCGGGCGTGAACTACCCCAACGTCCGCCAGTGCATCGACCAGGCCGCCGGCGGCACGTCGCTCCTGGGTCTCGTCAACACGTTCAGCGGTGGCGCGCTCCTGCAGCTGTCCGTCTTTGCGCTGGGGATCATGCCGTACATCACGGCGAGCATCATCATCCAGCTGCTGCGTGTGGTGATCCCCCGTTTCGAGGTCCTCTACAAGGAGGGGCAGGCGGGCCAGGCGAAGCTGACGCAGTACACGCGCTACCTGACCATCGCCCTCGCGATCCTCCAGTCGACGACCGTCATCACGACGGCGCGCGCCGGTGCGCTCTTCCAGAACTGCACGCTCGACGTCATCGCTGACGGCAGCATCGTCACCATCCTGCTCATGGTCATCACCATGACGGCCGGTACCGGCCTCATCATGTGGCTGGGTGAGCTCATCACCGAGCGCGGCGTCGGCAACGGCATGTCGCTGCTGATCTTCACCTCGATCACCGCGAGCTTCCCTGCGGGTCTGGGCTCGGTCATCGGCGGCAGCAACGGCATCCGCAACATCGTCATCCTGCTCGCGGTCATCATCGTCGTGATCGGCCTGGTCGTGTACGTCGAGCAGTCGCAGCGCCGGGTGCCGGTCCAGTACGCGAAGCGCATGGTGGGCCGACGCATGTACGGCGGCACGAGCACGTACATCCCGATCAAGATCAACATGGCCGGTGTGATCCCGGTGATCTTCGCGTCGTCGCTGCTGGCGATCCCGACCCTCATCGCCCAGTTCGGAAACGACTCGGCCGGGTGGGTCCGGTGGATCACCCAGCACCTGGCCATGCCGTCGTCGCCCGTGCACATCACGCTGTACGCGCTCCTGATCCTGTTCTTCTGCTTCTTCTACACCTCGATCACGTTCAACCCCGACGAGGTCGCGGACAACATGAAGAAGTACGGCGGCTTCATCCCGGGCATCCGTGCCGGCCGCCCGACCGCGG from Xylanimonas allomyrinae carries:
- the rpsH gene encoding 30S ribosomal protein S8 encodes the protein MTMTDPIADMLTRLRNANSAHHDSVTMPSSKLKLHIAEILQKEGYIAGFVVEDAKVGKSLTITLKYGPNRERALSGIRRISKPGLRKYAKSTELPKVLGGLGVAILSTSSGLLTDRQAQAKGVGGEVLAYVW
- the rplF gene encoding 50S ribosomal protein L6, translated to MSRIGKIPVPVPAGVDVTISGALVTIKGPKGSLEHRVPAPITVAQEDATLVVSRPNDERDSRALHGLTRTLLANIVTGVTQGYEKKLEIVGTGYRVTAKGSDLEFALGFSHPVLVKAPEGITFAVEAPTKFSVSGIDKQQVGEVAANIRKIRKPEPYKGKGVRYAGEVVRRKVGKAGK
- the rplR gene encoding 50S ribosomal protein L18, with protein sequence MAIKILGKGKAVARQRRHLRLRKKITGTAARPRLVVTRSNRHMVAQIVDDTVGKTVASASTLEADLRAFDGDKVAKARKVGELVASRAKAAGVESVVFDRGGNKYHGRVAAVADGAREAGLAL
- the rpsE gene encoding 30S ribosomal protein S5, encoding MAAGQRTGAPQGANESNNDGRRSNRRDDRRNDRREAEKSAFVERVVTINRVAKVVKGGRRFSFTALVVVGDGDGTVGVGYGKAKEVPAAIAKGVEEAKKNFFRVPRIQGTIPHPTQGEAAAGVVFLRPASPGTGVIAGGPVRAVLECAGIHDVLSKSLGSSNSINIVHATVQALKQLEEPAAVAARRGLPLEDVAPAALLRAQAAGVAAKKDAAGSDSVKVGA
- the rpmD gene encoding 50S ribosomal protein L30 translates to MARLKVTQTKSAIGGKKNQRETLRTLGLKRIGDTAVKEDRPEIRGMVNTVSHLVTVEEVD
- the rplO gene encoding 50S ribosomal protein L15; its protein translation is MAEAKKTGEAVASAPVKPLKVHHLRPAPGAKTAKTRVGRGEGSKGKTAGRGTKGTKARYQVPERFEGGQMPLHMRLPKLRGFKNPFRVEYQVVNLDKLSALYPEGGSVTVEDLVAKGAVRKGQLVKVLGTGEITVKLDVAVDALSGSAKEKILAAGGSISED
- the secY gene encoding preprotein translocase subunit SecY, producing the protein MLSAFARAFRTPDLRRKLLFTIAIMAIFRVGSFIPTPGVNYPNVRQCIDQAAGGTSLLGLVNTFSGGALLQLSVFALGIMPYITASIIIQLLRVVIPRFEVLYKEGQAGQAKLTQYTRYLTIALAILQSTTVITTARAGALFQNCTLDVIADGSIVTILLMVITMTAGTGLIMWLGELITERGVGNGMSLLIFTSITASFPAGLGSVIGGSNGIRNIVILLAVIIVVIGLVVYVEQSQRRVPVQYAKRMVGRRMYGGTSTYIPIKINMAGVIPVIFASSLLAIPTLIAQFGNDSAGWVRWITQHLAMPSSPVHITLYALLILFFCFFYTSITFNPDEVADNMKKYGGFIPGIRAGRPTAEYLDYVITRITSAGSLYLVVIALIPTLMVVALGLTHNLPFGGTSILIMVGVGLETVKQIDSQLQQRHYEGFLR